In the genome of Natronomonas salina, the window CGGTTGTGAAGGGGGCACGTCCCGTTTCATACTCGCAGCAGGGCCTCCAGGTGCAACAACCCCCAGAGATTTCACCCGGTCGTCGAACGGGAGTGACGACCGCCGCGCTCAGTCCGACTCTGCGGACCCCCGGCGTGCCGTCACGGGGGCGGCCGACTCCCTGGCGAGTTCCTGGACGACCGGCATCTCGAGGAACGTCACCAGCGAGTACAGCGCCGCGAGGTTGTGGGCGCCGTCGAGGTGGTCCTGATAGCACGCCCCCACGCCGTCGGCGTCCAGGAACGGCAGCGCCCGGATCAGGTCCTCGTGCTCCTCGAGCGTCTCGCGGACGAAGTCGTTCGTCCGGATCAGGTCGCCGTGATCGGGCCACGGACCGCTGGTCCAGTGAGACTCGGCGGGCGGGTCCGCGAGGTAGCGCTCGGCGAAGCCGGTGGCGATCCGGCCGAGCCACTGGACCGCGAACGGCCGCGAGAGACCGACGCCGGAGTTCGCGTGAGGGATGGCCGCCAGGTCGGGGGCGAGCCGTTCGACGGCCGCGCCGACCAGCCCGCCGCGCAGGAGGTGCCGGGCGGGCGTCGAGAGGAACAGATCGACGAGCCGGTTGTCGAGGAACGGCGTCCACGACGGCAGCATCTGGAGGGTTCCGTGGTAGAATATCTGGGAGGTCCCGTTCGTGAGGGGACAGCGACTGGCGACGACGGCCTCCCGGAGCGACCGGTACTCGACGCCGTGGTCGACGACCCGGTCGCCGCGGCGGTCGACGTTCGCCGCGTAGATATCGGCGATATCCTCGTCCAGCGCGTCGGCGATGTACGCGGGTGCGGTCCGGCCGCCGACGCGGTGCTCGACGAGGTCCGCCGCGGTCCGGACCTCGCGCTCGACCGGCAGGTCGAACGACCCCAGCCTCCCGAGGTCGACCTCGCGCGTCGGGAAGTGGTTCCCCTCGAACAGCATGTCGCCGTAGTGGCCCGTCACCAGTTCGTCGACCTCGTCGCGGAGGCGGTCGGCGAACCCCGCGGCGTGGACCTGGTTGAAGTAGCCGACGAAGTTCGTGATCGGCGCCGTCTCCTCGAGGACGCGGGCGTGGTAGTCCTGGTCGCGCCGCAGGAAGGTGTAGTCGGCGCCGACGGTCGCGGCGGCTCGCCGGGCGACGTCGGCCTCCCGGTTCTCCCACTCGTTGAGGTGGTAGGCGTGGACGGTGCGGTCCGACGCGGCGAGGGCCGCCAGGGCGAGCCGCGAGTCGCTCCCGCCGCTCAACAGCAGACCGTAGGTCGCGTCTGGGTCGGTCCGCTCCTCGACGACCCGTTCGACGAGCGTCGCGAGCCGGTCGGCGAAGTACGACCGCGGGCGGTCCTCGGGCTCGTAGCGGGGCTCCCAGTAGCGGGTCGTCTCCACGGAGCCGCCGTCGAGGTCGAACGTCGTGACCGAACCCGGCGGCAGCAGCTCGACCCCCTCGAGCGGCGTCTCCAGCCCGAAACTCCGCTGCAGCGTGAAGTACTCCGCGAGGGCGTCGACGTCGAAGCCGTGGGGAACGCCCGGGTGCGCCGGGAGCGACTGGACGTCCGTCGAGAACACCGCGCCGTCGTCGGTCCGGGCGTGGTGGACCGGTCGCGTCCCCAGCCGGTCGGTGAACACCTCGACCCGGCCGGCCTCGCGGTCGTGGACCACGCCCGCGAAGCTCCCGTTGAGCCCCTCGACGAAGTCGATTCCCGCCTCGCCGTACCGCCTGGCGGCGAAGGCGGCGGGCGCCGTCTCGACAGTCTCGTAGCCCCCGGAGCCCTCGTATCCCCACACGTCGCCCCAGAGCCAGACGGTCGCGTCACGTTCGGGGACCACGGCGGGCCCCGACGAGGGTTCCGAGGGGTGGGTCGCGACGCCGACGGCTACCTCTGACGTCGCTGTCCTCTCCGTCGCCTCCCCCCCGGTCCACGTGAGCCCCTCGATAAGGGTATCGAGGGCCGCCGTTCCCTCACCGACGACGCCACAGATTCCGACCATGGCAGGACTGTCGTCTGCCGGAGCCTTACTATAGAGTCGTTAATAGGAGTACGGAAACGGTACCCGGGACCCTCACCACGCGCCCGATCGAGATACTTCGGTTACGGCGCCTCATACGTCACCGACAGCGCTGTAGCTGAGCTCTAAGGACACCGAAGGTCGCCAGTCGTCCCGGTTCAGAGATCGTGGGCGTCGCGCACGTCGTCGATGACGTTCTTCGCCTTCGAGGTGAGGTCGCCCTCCGGCTCGATCGGCTCGCGGCCGTCGAAGACCTCGTGGACCATCCCGACGGAGTCGGCGAGCGCGTCGAGCCCGTAGCCGCCCTCGAGGACGAACGCCAGGGCGGCGTCGAGGTCGTCGGTGATCTCGCGGAGCCGCTTGGTCAGGTGGCCGTACCCCTCCGTGGAGACGCGCATCCGCGAGATGGGGTCGTGGCGGTGGGCGTCGAAGCCCGCCGAGACGACCAGTAGGTCGGGGTCGAACCGCTCCAGGCCGGGCGCCAGCAGCTCGTCGACGACGGTGGCGTACTCGACGTCGCCGCTCCCGCCCGACAGCGGGACGTTGAGGACCGTCTTGCGCGCGTCCGGGCCGCCGGTCTCGAGGACGTCGCCGGTCCCGGGGTAGAGCCCCCGCTCGTGGACGGAGGCGTAGTAGACGTCGTCGCGGTCGTAGAAGATGTCCTGGGTGCCGTTGCCGTGGTGGACGTCCCAGTCGAAGACGGCCGCCGACTCGATGTCGCCGCGGTCGAGCGCGCGCTGGATGCCCACGCCGACGTTGTTGAAGAAGCAGAAGCCCATCGCCTCGTCGAACTCGGCGTGGTGACCGGGCGGCCGCCCGATGGCGAAGGGCGTATCGCGGCCGTCGGCGCCGTCGAGGGCCTCGTCGATCGCCCAGCCCGCGAGGCCGGCGGCGGCGCGGGCAGCCTCCCACGTCTTCTCGACGGCGACGGTGTCGGCGTCCCAGGTGCCGCCGCCGTCCGCGCAGAACGACTCGACCTCGTCGACGTAGTCGCTGTCGTGGACGGCCTCGATCGCGTCTCGGTCCGCGAGGCTGCCCTCGTGGTACGCCACGCCGTGGCGCTTGGCGAGCGCCCGCCGGATGGCCCGGAGCCGGTCGGCGGTCTCCGGGTGCCGGGAGCCGGTGTCGTGTTCGAGACAGATCTCGCGGTAGCCGAACCTCATTCGAAGTACGGTTCCAGTTCGTAGTAGGCCTCGACGTCCTCGGCTTTGATGGTCCGGCGGTCGGCGTGCCGGGCGAGGATGGCCGACGCCGCCGCGACCGTGTCGGCGTACGACTCGAGGACGCCCGCCAGCGCGATGCGGGCGTCCATGGAGACGCGGTAGCGATCGTCGATGTCGAGGCGTGCGATGCGGTCGACCGGCGCGACCGGCAACTCCAGTAAGTCCTTGTCGACGACCGGGGCCTCGAAGTCCTCGGCCATCAGCGTCTTCCGACCGTCCGCCGTGGCCTCTTCGGCCGCCGCGGCCGCCAGGTCCGCCCCGCGGTCCTGGATCCGGCGCGCGAGTTCCTCGGCCGCTTCGGCGCTGACACGCAACTGACCGGCGTTCCGGCGGATAATCGTATCCACCGGGGCGAACGGTAACTCGACGCTCATATCCCACAGGCGGGCCGAGGCGGCCTTAATCTTTGCGAGGATGCGGCACGGTCACGCGGCGGCGCTCAGAAGACCTCTTCGGCGACGAACCGCTCGCCGTCGCGCCGCCCGCGGACGGTGACCTCCTGGCCGAGGTGGACGTCGGCGTCCGTCTCGACGTGCAGCGTCTCGTCGCCGCTGTCGAGGATGACCGGGTCGCCCGGCTGGACCACCGTCCCCGTGAACGTTTCCGGGTCGTCGCCCGCGGCGTCCGCGCCGTCCGCGGCGGCGGCGTCGGCCGACTCCTCGTCGTCCACCCCGTCCGACCCCGACTCGGGCTTCGAGCCGTCGGCGAACTGGTCGAGCCCGGTGGCGTCGTCGTCGCGGTCCGGCTCCGCGCCGTCGACGACGGTGACCGTCGACCGCCAGCCTGCGGAGGCCTCGAGGTCGTCCTGCCAGCCGTCCTGGATCTCGACGTCGGCGCAGAACACCTCGTCGCCCGGCCCGAGGTCCTTGTCGGCCTTGTCGCCCCACAGCGCCACCCGGATGTCGCCGGTCTGGTCCTGCACCCGGATGTTGCGGACCTGACCCTCGCTGCCGTCGTCGCGGTCGAAGGTCCGTTTGGGGTCCGCCGAGCGGACGACGCCCGCGATGTCGACCGTCTGGTCGAGTTCCAGGCTGTCGATGTCGGTCGCATCGGGGACGAACTCGACGGTCTCCTCGAGTTCGTCGACCGCGCCGCGGTCGCCGACGTGCAGCTCCAGGGAGCCGTCGCGCTCGCGGACGTAGCCGTCGACGACCTCGACGCTCTGGCCGGCCTCCAGCTCCTCGGCGAGGTCGGCCTGCTCGTCCCACAGCGTCACGCGGACGCGGCCCGTCTCGTCGCCGAGCGTCAGGTTCGAGACGCGGCCCTCGCTGCCGTCGTCGCGGTCGAAGGTCCGGATGGAGTCGGTGTCGAGGACAACGCCCCGGAGGTTGACGTCCGACTGGCCCATCGACAGCGAGTCGGCGGTCACCTCGCCGCCGACGTCGACGTCCACGTCGGCCTCCTCGTCGACCTCGACGCGGTCGGCGCTGACCTCCAGGCCGTTGTACCCCTCCTTCGGGCGACCCTTCACGCGCAGGACGTCGCCGACCGCCAGTTCGTCGTCGGCCGCGACGGCGTCGTCGTCCCACAGCGCGACCCGGACGCTCCCGGACTCGTCGGCCACGTCCAGGTTCAGGACGCGACCCTCGTCGTCCTCGCCGTCCCGCTCGAAGGTCCGCAGGTCGCCGACGCTCGTCACCTTCCCGAGGAACTTCGCCTCCTCGAGGCCCGGTTCGATGTCGGCGATGGTCTCCACTTCGCCGCCGTCGAGGTCGTGCTTGATGAGCATCGCGGCGGTCTCCTCGTCCGCCAGCCCCCCCATCTGTTCGACCTTCGCTTCGACGGCCTCGCGGAACTCCTCCTCGGAGACGTCGGCGTCGAGTTCCGCGTAGATTTCCTCGATGGCACCCATTGCTAGGGAAGGCAAGTGCGGCCTGCCGAAAAGCGTTGTCGGTGTCGCCGCGGGCGGCGGGGACGGCGGCGCCCTCGGCGGATTCGTCGCCGATCCTCGGTTCGGGACTGGCCGCCGAACGGACGGCCGCGTCGAGGTCGAGACATGGGCCGTCTGGCGTCGGCTTCCCTCATGAACCCTCGCCCCGCTACCGGGACCGAACCGACCACTCGCCGTCCTCGAACGCCGCAACGACGTCGAACAGCGACGACAGGGTCGCGACCTCCTGGTCGGTGTGGGCGCCCGGGTCCATGTGGTAGTGGGCGACCGCCTCGGCCGTCGTCACGCGGTTCGACAGCACGTGCAGGAAGCGGAACGCCCGCTGGAGCTCGACGAACTGCAGCAGGACGGTCAGCGAGTCGAACGTCACGAAGGTCCCCGGGCCGGAGTGCTCCGAGAGGTACTCGCTGACGGTGATCCCCAGGCCGGTGAGGTCCCCCGGGCTCTCGACGCTCGTGACCGTGTTCCGGCCGAAGCTCGTCGACGGCCCCGAGGCGGCCGCGGACCCGCGCGTCTCATCGAGGCTGACGATCGTACAGCTTCGCGGCCGCGCGCCGACGTTGCGCTCCCACTCCTCGATCCACTTGGCCGGCGTCTGCCGGTAGTCGATCGCCAGGACGTCGGCGTCGGTCGGCCGCTCCGGGAGCAGCGTCTCGAAGTACGACCGCCGCGCCGCGTCGTCCAGCGTCGGCGACAGCACGAGCACGTTCGACGCGTCCTCGAGGCCCCCACGCCCCGATCTATCGGCGTTCTCGGCCAGCCCATCCCCCGCAGACATGTTGTGGCAGCTACCCACTAGACAGGCATAAATTGAGGGGTAACATCTCCGGGAGCCGACGGGGGAACCGTAACCCCTATACGTCGAAGCGGGGTACGTTGGGGTGAGTCCGGGTAGGGTAGTGGACTATCCTCTTGGCTTGCGGAGCCAGGGACCGGAGTTCAAATCTCCGTCCGGACGTTTTCGGCGCATAACACGACGAGCGACAGCGAGGAGCCCGTGCGCCGAAAACGGATAAAGGAGATTTGAGCCGACGAGTCGCAGCCCGCGCAGGGCCGAAGGCCCGAGCAGGAACGTCTCGGCTCGTTCAAATCTCCGTCCGGACGTTCTCATCGACGCTAACCGACGAGCGGCTGTTCTCCCACCGACGACTTATTGTCGACCCCCGCCTCGTCCAGTCCGTGTCACCGGACTGGCTCCGCAAGCGGCCGATCGCCCACCGGGGCCTCCACGGCGACGGCATCCCGGAGAACTCCCTGGCGGCGTTCGAGGCGGCCGTCGAGTCCGGATACCCGGTCGAACTCGACGTCCGGCTGACGGCCGACGGGGTGGCGGTGGTCTGTCACGACGAGCGGCTCCAGCGGCTCTGCGGGATGGACGCTGCAGTGGACGAGGTGGAGTGGGCGGAGCTGTCGGAACTGACGCTGCTGGACTCCGACCAGAGCGTCCCGACGTTCGATGCCGCGCTCCGGGCTATCGACGGAGGGGTGCCGGTCCTCGTGGAGGTGAAGAACCGGGGTCGGCCGGGGAGCGTCGAGTCGGCGGTCGCGACGGTGCTGGACGGTTACGACGACCCGTTCGCGGTTCAGTCGTTCAACCCCCTGACCGTCGGGTGGTTCCGGCGGAATCGACCCGGGTGGCCGCGCGGACAGGTCGCCGGGAGGCTGCGGAACGTACCGGAGGTCGGGCCGCTCGCGCGGTTCACCTGTCGGCGGCTCCTCGCCAGCCCCCTCGCCCGACCGGACTTCGTCGCCTACGAGCACGACGCGCTTCCGTACTGGCCGGTCACCCTCCACCGGAAGCTGGGCGTCCCCGTGCTGGCGTGGACGGTCCGGACGCCGGCCGCGCTGGAGCGAGCCCGTGCCCACGCCGACAACGTCATCTTCGAGTCGGTTCGGCCGTGAGAGCCCGGTTCGCGACCTGCCTCCCGTGACCTTTTCGGCGACGCAAGGTGTATCGCGGGCATGGAC includes:
- a CDS encoding histone family protein produces the protein MSVELPFAPVDTIIRRNAGQLRVSAEAAEELARRIQDRGADLAAAAAEEATADGRKTLMAEDFEAPVVDKDLLELPVAPVDRIARLDIDDRYRVSMDARIALAGVLESYADTVAAASAILARHADRRTIKAEDVEAYYELEPYFE
- a CDS encoding DUF7504 family protein, translating into MSAGDGLAENADRSGRGGLEDASNVLVLSPTLDDAARRSYFETLLPERPTDADVLAIDYRQTPAKWIEEWERNVGARPRSCTIVSLDETRGSAAASGPSTSFGRNTVTSVESPGDLTGLGITVSEYLSEHSGPGTFVTFDSLTVLLQFVELQRAFRFLHVLSNRVTTAEAVAHYHMDPGAHTDQEVATLSSLFDVVAAFEDGEWSVRSR
- a CDS encoding single-stranded DNA binding protein codes for the protein MGAIEEIYAELDADVSEEEFREAVEAKVEQMGGLADEETAAMLIKHDLDGGEVETIADIEPGLEEAKFLGKVTSVGDLRTFERDGEDDEGRVLNLDVADESGSVRVALWDDDAVAADDELAVGDVLRVKGRPKEGYNGLEVSADRVEVDEEADVDVDVGGEVTADSLSMGQSDVNLRGVVLDTDSIRTFDRDDGSEGRVSNLTLGDETGRVRVTLWDEQADLAEELEAGQSVEVVDGYVRERDGSLELHVGDRGAVDELEETVEFVPDATDIDSLELDQTVDIAGVVRSADPKRTFDRDDGSEGQVRNIRVQDQTGDIRVALWGDKADKDLGPGDEVFCADVEIQDGWQDDLEASAGWRSTVTVVDGAEPDRDDDATGLDQFADGSKPESGSDGVDDEESADAAAADGADAAGDDPETFTGTVVQPGDPVILDSGDETLHVETDADVHLGQEVTVRGRRDGERFVAEEVF
- a CDS encoding histone deacetylase family protein, whose product is MRFGYREICLEHDTGSRHPETADRLRAIRRALAKRHGVAYHEGSLADRDAIEAVHDSDYVDEVESFCADGGGTWDADTVAVEKTWEAARAAAGLAGWAIDEALDGADGRDTPFAIGRPPGHHAEFDEAMGFCFFNNVGVGIQRALDRGDIESAAVFDWDVHHGNGTQDIFYDRDDVYYASVHERGLYPGTGDVLETGGPDARKTVLNVPLSGGSGDVEYATVVDELLAPGLERFDPDLLVVSAGFDAHRHDPISRMRVSTEGYGHLTKRLREITDDLDAALAFVLEGGYGLDALADSVGMVHEVFDGREPIEPEGDLTSKAKNVIDDVRDAHDL
- a CDS encoding glycerophosphodiester phosphodiesterase family protein encodes the protein MSPDWLRKRPIAHRGLHGDGIPENSLAAFEAAVESGYPVELDVRLTADGVAVVCHDERLQRLCGMDAAVDEVEWAELSELTLLDSDQSVPTFDAALRAIDGGVPVLVEVKNRGRPGSVESAVATVLDGYDDPFAVQSFNPLTVGWFRRNRPGWPRGQVAGRLRNVPEVGPLARFTCRRLLASPLARPDFVAYEHDALPYWPVTLHRKLGVPVLAWTVRTPAALERARAHADNVIFESVRP
- a CDS encoding asparagine synthase-related protein; the protein is MVGICGVVGEGTAALDTLIEGLTWTGGEATERTATSEVAVGVATHPSEPSSGPAVVPERDATVWLWGDVWGYEGSGGYETVETAPAAFAARRYGEAGIDFVEGLNGSFAGVVHDREAGRVEVFTDRLGTRPVHHARTDDGAVFSTDVQSLPAHPGVPHGFDVDALAEYFTLQRSFGLETPLEGVELLPPGSVTTFDLDGGSVETTRYWEPRYEPEDRPRSYFADRLATLVERVVEERTDPDATYGLLLSGGSDSRLALAALAASDRTVHAYHLNEWENREADVARRAAATVGADYTFLRRDQDYHARVLEETAPITNFVGYFNQVHAAGFADRLRDEVDELVTGHYGDMLFEGNHFPTREVDLGRLGSFDLPVEREVRTAADLVEHRVGGRTAPAYIADALDEDIADIYAANVDRRGDRVVDHGVEYRSLREAVVASRCPLTNGTSQIFYHGTLQMLPSWTPFLDNRLVDLFLSTPARHLLRGGLVGAAVERLAPDLAAIPHANSGVGLSRPFAVQWLGRIATGFAERYLADPPAESHWTSGPWPDHGDLIRTNDFVRETLEEHEDLIRALPFLDADGVGACYQDHLDGAHNLAALYSLVTFLEMPVVQELARESAAPVTARRGSAESD